A region of Paenibacillus sp. JNUCC-31 DNA encodes the following proteins:
- a CDS encoding ABC transporter permease, protein MLYFTLASKAYSRNLQYRGAHMVHNLASAMFGYMYACLWIGIGADHSLGEYGTQGMVSYIAFTQSSLWISGFLTNGLGIPLTVRTGQIALDLMRPVHLFTHLMAREWGQIAYQFVYKSIPIYLLFSIVFSLQWPSEASTLLFAALGLAGASYLSICMNYIIGATAMWTTESSWLHWGNHAMMNLLAGFFIPLEWLPDWLERIAWLSPYPFLLYVPTRIYLGYENGSLLWGTLLWCVLMTLICLAITQVLRRKVEVQGG, encoded by the coding sequence ATGCTTTATTTCACTCTGGCTTCCAAAGCCTACTCCCGGAACCTGCAATACCGCGGGGCCCACATGGTACATAACCTGGCAAGCGCCATGTTCGGTTACATGTACGCCTGTCTCTGGATCGGCATCGGGGCCGACCACTCTCTCGGAGAATACGGGACACAGGGGATGGTCAGTTACATTGCGTTTACGCAATCCTCTCTCTGGATCTCGGGTTTTCTCACCAATGGACTTGGCATTCCACTCACGGTCAGGACAGGACAGATCGCACTTGATCTCATGAGGCCGGTTCATCTGTTCACCCACCTGATGGCACGTGAATGGGGCCAGATCGCCTACCAGTTCGTGTACAAAAGCATTCCGATTTACCTGCTATTCTCCATCGTATTCTCTCTGCAATGGCCCTCGGAGGCTTCAACCCTGCTATTTGCCGCACTTGGTCTTGCCGGCGCATCCTATTTATCCATCTGTATGAATTACATTATTGGCGCCACCGCGATGTGGACCACGGAGTCCTCCTGGCTGCATTGGGGCAATCACGCCATGATGAATCTGCTCGCTGGTTTCTTCATCCCGCTGGAATGGCTGCCGGACTGGCTTGAACGAATCGCCTGGTTATCTCCCTATCCCTTCCTGCTCTATGTCCCGACCCGCATATATCTGGGTTACGAAAACGGCTCCTTGTTATGGGGAACCTTGCTTTGGTGCGTTCTCATGACTTTAATCTGTCTGGCAATCACACAGGTACTGCGCCGTAAAGTGGAGGTGCAGGGCGGATGA
- a CDS encoding ABC transporter permease — MKTTSWFTLYKMLIQTSIRSRMQYKFNFIIASVLAALIQISEFLMVALVLHKFGAIKGWSLHEIGYLFAIMTLSKTLYRTFGNEVHHLEKYLVGGELDQLLTRPMPVLLALLPQNFRIMVGEVLQGGFILCWSLAGMMHSGQIGWTAIPFSLLVILTGAIILFSIGLATATLGFWTTRIEELQTITEDAARTAAQYPLTLYPKWMSGILLTVIPVGFVNYVPSLYLLRGELGAWVLIAVAAVAILSLAASLRFWKFGITKYQSTGS; from the coding sequence ATGAAAACCACTTCCTGGTTTACTTTATATAAAATGCTCATTCAAACAAGCATCCGCAGCCGGATGCAATACAAGTTCAATTTCATCATAGCCTCTGTTCTGGCCGCACTGATTCAAATCTCCGAATTTCTGATGGTTGCCCTTGTGCTGCACAAATTCGGAGCGATTAAAGGCTGGTCCCTTCATGAGATTGGTTATCTATTCGCCATCATGACCTTATCCAAGACACTGTATCGAACGTTTGGCAACGAAGTGCATCATCTGGAAAAATATCTGGTCGGCGGCGAACTCGATCAATTGTTAACCCGACCCATGCCCGTACTGCTGGCGTTACTGCCACAAAACTTCCGCATCATGGTTGGTGAAGTGTTACAAGGCGGCTTTATTCTCTGTTGGTCTCTGGCTGGCATGATGCATAGCGGACAGATCGGCTGGACCGCCATTCCCTTCTCTCTGCTGGTCATCCTGACCGGAGCCATTATTCTCTTTTCGATTGGGCTTGCCACGGCAACGCTTGGATTCTGGACCACACGCATCGAGGAGTTGCAAACCATCACTGAGGATGCAGCGCGGACGGCTGCCCAGTATCCACTGACGTTATATCCCAAATGGATGTCTGGCATTCTGCTAACCGTAATCCCGGTGGGTTTCGTCAACTATGTTCCGTCACTCTATCTGCTTCGGGGCGAATTAGGTGCATGGGTTCTTATTGCGGTTGCCGCTGTAGCCATCTTGAGTCTGGCTGCAAGTCTGCGTTTCTGGAAATTCGGTATAACCAAATATCAAAGTACAGGTAGCTAA
- a CDS encoding ABC transporter ATP-binding protein codes for MITARNLQKEFKTPVVREGRFSGLRTLFSREYLSKKAVQDISFDIGKGEFVGYIGPNGAGKSTTIKMLTGILHPTSGEVLLGGMNPHQERRRTVGRLGVVFGQRSQLWWDLPVKDSYDILAEMYGVRAEDKKKRLDQFAELLDLESFWATPVRKLSLGQRMRADLAASMLHDPELLFLDEPTIGLDVNAKRNIRQFLRTLNEEFGKTILLTTHDMDDIEQLCSRVMVINHGQLTYDGSIPSLRDTIGLPTLIRVTYRGSFHIPDAISSAIQITGTEGQVVTVEVNRKEWSTMDILKQLEQWGEIEDVEMKEPDFEDIIHRVY; via the coding sequence ATGATTACAGCACGGAATTTGCAAAAGGAATTCAAAACCCCTGTGGTACGCGAGGGTCGGTTCTCCGGGCTTCGCACCTTGTTTTCACGAGAGTATCTATCCAAGAAAGCGGTTCAAGACATCAGCTTTGATATTGGCAAAGGAGAGTTTGTTGGTTACATCGGTCCGAATGGGGCTGGCAAATCCACCACAATTAAAATGCTGACGGGTATTCTTCATCCAACCTCGGGTGAGGTATTGCTCGGTGGCATGAACCCACATCAGGAAAGGAGACGTACAGTTGGGCGCCTGGGGGTAGTGTTCGGACAGCGCAGCCAGCTCTGGTGGGATCTGCCCGTGAAGGATTCATATGATATTTTAGCCGAGATGTACGGCGTTCGTGCCGAGGATAAAAAGAAACGACTAGACCAGTTCGCCGAGCTGCTGGATCTGGAATCATTCTGGGCTACGCCTGTCCGTAAGCTCTCGCTTGGACAGCGGATGCGTGCCGATCTTGCAGCTTCCATGCTGCATGACCCGGAACTGCTTTTTCTCGATGAGCCGACGATTGGACTGGATGTGAATGCAAAGCGGAACATTCGTCAATTTCTTCGTACATTAAATGAAGAGTTTGGCAAAACGATTTTGCTGACCACCCATGACATGGACGATATTGAGCAGCTATGCAGTCGGGTGATGGTGATCAATCACGGTCAACTTACATATGACGGATCGATCCCTTCCCTGCGGGATACCATCGGTCTGCCAACACTTATCCGGGTGACATATCGCGGTTCGTTTCATATACCGGATGCCATATCATCTGCCATTCAAATTACAGGTACCGAAGGCCAAGTCGTCACCGTCGAAGTGAACCGAAAAGAGTGGAGCACGATGGACATTCTGAAGCAGCTCGAGCAATGGGGCGAGATTGAAGATGTTGAGATGAAAGAACCGGATTTCGAGGATATTATTCATCGGGTATATTGA
- a CDS encoding MerR family transcriptional regulator, producing the protein MKTMTRGELAKCTGVSMATLRYYEDSGILPAPRRSSNGYRLYTEDYLVKIKFIKDAQSLGYSLKEIQDTLQLLSQEDMESEALKTLVRDRIAEIQLHIDNLQQMQTLLAGLLQTPEHDIHNYIQSFRINKEDGHI; encoded by the coding sequence ATGAAAACCATGACAAGAGGAGAGTTGGCCAAATGTACGGGTGTAAGTATGGCAACCCTTCGTTATTATGAGGACAGCGGGATTTTGCCTGCTCCCCGTCGTTCGTCCAACGGATACCGTTTGTATACTGAGGATTACCTGGTCAAAATCAAATTTATTAAGGATGCCCAATCCCTGGGTTACTCCTTAAAGGAAATACAGGATACATTGCAGCTGCTCAGTCAGGAGGACATGGAGAGTGAAGCACTAAAGACACTCGTACGTGACCGAATCGCTGAGATTCAGTTGCATATCGATAACCTGCAGCAGATGCAGACGCTTCTTGCCGGCTTGCTCCAGACACCAGAGCACGATATTCACAATTACATTCAATCTTTTCGGATCAACAAGGAAGATGGACATATATAA
- a CDS encoding alpha/beta hydrolase family protein — MRILEWMLVLVSLAIALFMWVAPRNRTSTIGSLMALVLAVLLHGLIDHFRVQMLTTYIVASLLFIVGIVRYVKLSRRGGYVRDTHLNMNKQIPRYRSWKKAALASIPVLALSAGTIVLTSYFPAFTMPEPTGSYAIGTFSQQLTDDSREETKSAEVGDKRELMINVWYPVDQDTAKGMPVDHYPAELGEAISLVFGIPPMVFSYLDTIPTHVVQGAEVSAAQSKYPVLLFSPGVRSARFQSMTAIEELVSHGYIVVGIDHPYTSALVTFPDGHAVSYEADPEFATSAELYEYNIKGVGVRAEDASFVLDTLTQWNSHDPKGLLEGKLDLDRVGIFGHSYGGATTTEALAQDDRFKAGLSLEGGFWGTVSTTAMKQPFMYIMSGGTAKSLDPNATSKDKVFYPEFEPDLDRVMTSSLNDTYYLTVDGFFHQSFTDISLISPQLFAKGMTPEHNVDITRSYTLAFFDRYLKGEEEQPLLEGPSARFPEATYDTKYTKLRGNQAK, encoded by the coding sequence ATGAGAATTTTGGAATGGATGTTGGTACTTGTAAGTTTGGCAATTGCGTTATTCATGTGGGTAGCCCCCAGAAACCGGACGTCTACAATCGGTTCGTTGATGGCACTGGTGTTGGCGGTTCTGTTACATGGTCTCATTGATCATTTTCGGGTACAGATGTTAACGACCTATATCGTCGCCTCTTTGCTTTTCATTGTCGGGATTGTTCGATACGTGAAGCTGAGCCGCAGAGGAGGTTATGTTCGGGATACGCATCTGAATATGAACAAGCAGATTCCCCGGTATCGCTCATGGAAGAAAGCGGCTTTGGCATCCATTCCGGTGCTCGCTCTCAGTGCAGGCACAATCGTGCTGACATCGTATTTTCCTGCATTCACAATGCCTGAACCGACAGGTTCATACGCCATAGGAACTTTTTCGCAGCAGCTAACGGATGACTCCCGGGAAGAGACCAAATCGGCTGAAGTAGGAGATAAGCGGGAACTCATGATCAACGTCTGGTATCCTGTAGATCAGGACACAGCCAAAGGAATGCCAGTAGATCATTATCCTGCCGAATTGGGAGAGGCCATTAGCCTGGTATTTGGAATTCCACCGATGGTGTTCAGTTACCTTGACACGATTCCGACGCATGTGGTTCAAGGTGCTGAGGTATCTGCCGCACAGAGTAAATATCCTGTATTGCTGTTTTCTCCGGGGGTACGTTCTGCCCGCTTTCAAAGTATGACTGCGATCGAGGAGCTCGTGAGCCACGGCTACATTGTCGTTGGGATCGACCATCCATACACATCAGCACTGGTTACATTTCCAGATGGACATGCCGTGTCTTATGAAGCAGACCCTGAATTCGCAACGTCAGCGGAGCTGTACGAGTACAATATAAAAGGTGTAGGTGTTCGCGCCGAGGATGCAAGCTTTGTGCTGGATACACTCACACAGTGGAACAGTCATGATCCGAAAGGGCTGCTGGAAGGTAAGCTGGATTTGGATCGTGTAGGTATCTTTGGTCACTCCTACGGCGGTGCGACAACAACGGAAGCGCTGGCGCAGGATGACCGTTTCAAAGCAGGACTCAGTTTGGAAGGCGGATTCTGGGGGACCGTATCCACGACAGCCATGAAACAGCCGTTTATGTATATCATGTCGGGTGGAACAGCCAAAAGTCTGGACCCAAACGCCACTTCCAAGGATAAAGTGTTTTATCCCGAGTTTGAACCGGATCTGGATCGGGTGATGACAAGCAGTCTCAATGATACCTATTACTTGACCGTGGATGGTTTCTTCCATCAGAGTTTCACGGATATTTCATTAATTTCACCTCAATTGTTTGCAAAGGGCATGACGCCGGAGCATAATGTGGACATTACAAGATCGTATACATTGGCATTCTTTGACCGGTACTTGAAGGGAGAAGAGGAGCAGCCTTTACTGGAAGGGCCGTCAGCCCGTTTCCCCGAGGCCACCTATGATACCAAGTATACGAAGCTGCGAGGCAATCAGGCGAAATAA
- a CDS encoding glycoside hydrolase family 32 protein yields the protein MDHGQTGENVQDNVHAKPEEKLTRERANTYIKQHRHEVNPAYRLEYHLMPEVGWMNDPNGFIYYHGAYHLFYQYYPYAPVWGPMHWGHAVSHDLVKWDHMPVALAPDQTYDSGGCFSGSAINKDGKLVLMYTGHVVTGPDKDHDYQQTQNIAESSNGVDFVKSIQNPVIDLDQIPAHTSAKDFRDPKVFERNGMYYTVLGSNDSAGKGAVLLYRSADLQQWSYVNVLAQSDGTLGDNWECPDLFILDDRDVLIMSPQRMPAQGDNYRNLHSTVYMMGTLDEDQGVLEYEQYYPLDYGFDFYAPQTMEDAQGRRIMVAWMETWETDIPTQSSHKWAGAMTLPRQLFRRGERLIFLPLPEIKQYRMEGIQRNHIRMVGGEYDLGMSGDRYELHAVFKAEEARQFGLKLRIGEGEETVISYDVEQRRLCLDREHAGQGPGGERAAAVELRDGKLELHIFVDISSIEVFIQQGEQVMTARIYPGPNSTGIKAFSSGVCTLVELCKWDLRVQN from the coding sequence ATGGATCATGGGCAGACAGGAGAAAACGTGCAAGATAATGTACATGCAAAACCAGAAGAGAAGCTTACGCGGGAGCGGGCAAACACCTACATTAAGCAACATCGGCATGAGGTCAATCCGGCATACAGGCTGGAATATCACCTAATGCCCGAGGTGGGCTGGATGAATGATCCCAATGGGTTCATCTATTACCATGGAGCGTACCATCTCTTTTACCAGTACTATCCTTATGCCCCGGTCTGGGGACCGATGCATTGGGGACATGCGGTGAGCCATGATCTGGTAAAATGGGACCATATGCCGGTAGCTCTTGCTCCGGATCAGACTTATGACAGCGGGGGCTGTTTCTCGGGGAGTGCAATCAACAAGGATGGAAAGCTCGTGCTGATGTATACCGGGCATGTTGTAACTGGACCAGACAAAGATCATGATTATCAGCAGACACAAAATATAGCTGAATCGAGCAACGGCGTCGATTTTGTCAAGAGCATTCAGAACCCTGTCATTGACTTGGATCAGATTCCAGCGCATACCAGTGCGAAGGATTTCCGTGATCCCAAGGTTTTCGAACGAAACGGGATGTACTACACGGTCCTCGGATCGAATGATTCAGCAGGAAAAGGAGCCGTATTGTTGTACCGTTCAGCGGATCTGCAGCAATGGAGCTACGTAAACGTATTGGCCCAAAGTGATGGAACCCTTGGCGACAACTGGGAATGCCCGGATCTGTTTATACTGGATGATCGGGATGTGCTTATCATGTCTCCACAGCGCATGCCTGCTCAGGGGGATAACTACCGTAATCTGCATTCCACGGTCTACATGATGGGAACGCTGGATGAAGACCAGGGAGTATTGGAATACGAACAGTATTATCCGCTCGATTATGGTTTTGATTTCTATGCCCCTCAGACTATGGAGGATGCACAGGGGCGACGGATTATGGTCGCCTGGATGGAGACATGGGAGACCGATATTCCGACACAATCCTCTCATAAGTGGGCCGGTGCCATGACATTGCCGCGCCAACTGTTCCGGCGAGGAGAACGTTTGATATTCCTGCCTCTTCCCGAGATCAAGCAGTATAGAATGGAAGGCATTCAGCGTAACCATATTCGTATGGTCGGCGGTGAATACGATCTTGGGATGAGTGGGGATCGTTATGAGTTGCATGCTGTATTTAAAGCCGAAGAAGCTAGGCAATTCGGGTTGAAGCTTCGAATCGGTGAAGGGGAAGAAACGGTTATCTCCTATGATGTGGAGCAGCGCCGACTGTGCCTGGATCGGGAGCATGCCGGGCAAGGACCTGGGGGCGAACGGGCTGCGGCAGTGGAACTTCGTGATGGGAAGCTGGAACTTCATATCTTTGTTGACATCAGCTCGATCGAAGTGTTCATCCAGCAGGGAGAGCAGGTCATGACTGCTCGCATATACCCTGGGCCGAATTCAACGGGCATCAAGGCGTTCTCATCAGGAGTCTGTACACTGGTTGAACTTTGCAAATGGGATTTGCGAGTCCAAAATTAA
- a CDS encoding carbohydrate ABC transporter permease, with amino-acid sequence MAGQSRMLGWAKLVSLIVAMMLFIFPFLLLITNSFKANQAITSDPLGLPASFQWDNYVSAFDKMGYMSAFGNSLLITVAGVLLIALLAAMTAHYFVRHKSKLNQYLFFLMVAAMIIPFQAIMIPLVKIYGSLGMLDNKWSLIYMYIGFGSPLAVFIYHGFIKSIPLELEEAALMDGCGRVQTFFRIVLPVLLPTSVTITVLNVLWIWNDFLLPSLVLTSSEQRTLPLSTFYFYGTYTVDYGPLMAGLVLTLLPVLIVYLFAQKYIIQGVMQGSIK; translated from the coding sequence ATGGCGGGACAATCTCGCATGCTGGGCTGGGCGAAGCTGGTCTCTTTAATCGTAGCGATGATGTTGTTCATTTTTCCATTTCTGCTGCTCATCACGAATTCATTTAAGGCCAATCAGGCCATCACTTCCGATCCGCTCGGCCTGCCAGCGTCCTTTCAATGGGATAATTACGTTAGCGCTTTCGATAAAATGGGGTATATGTCTGCCTTCGGCAATTCATTGCTAATTACAGTGGCAGGTGTGTTGCTGATCGCGCTGCTTGCAGCGATGACGGCTCATTATTTTGTACGGCATAAAAGCAAACTTAACCAGTATCTTTTTTTCCTGATGGTTGCAGCGATGATTATTCCTTTTCAGGCCATCATGATTCCGCTCGTGAAAATATACGGCTCACTTGGGATGCTGGACAACAAATGGTCACTCATTTATATGTATATCGGCTTTGGCAGTCCGCTTGCGGTATTTATCTATCATGGTTTTATCAAGAGTATCCCGCTGGAATTGGAAGAAGCAGCACTGATGGACGGCTGCGGTCGAGTGCAGACCTTCTTTCGCATCGTATTGCCAGTGCTGCTGCCAACAAGCGTTACGATTACCGTACTGAATGTTCTATGGATCTGGAATGACTTCTTGCTGCCCTCCCTGGTACTGACTTCATCCGAGCAGCGCACGCTGCCATTATCCACATTTTATTTCTATGGTACGTATACGGTCGATTACGGCCCGCTAATGGCGGGGCTTGTACTGACACTCTTGCCTGTATTGATCGTATATCTGTTCGCACAAAAATATATTATTCAGGGTGTAATGCAAGGCTCCATTAAATAG
- a CDS encoding carbohydrate ABC transporter permease — MLTEKGLWTRLRTRLIFTGPTLLAFATVMIIPFLYGIYLTFTDWDGIAVTQNLVGWDNYIGVFKDTVFWKSFGMTLEYVFITVVLTNAVAFLLAYAVTRGMKAQGWFRAGFFLPNLVGGIVLGFIWQFIFNQVLVFAGQKMNLPLFGASWLADPDKAFWALVVVTVWQYAGYMMVIYIAGLMNVPKDVMEAASIDGASNRRMLARIVLPLMVPSFIVCIFLSLQRGFMVYDLNVSLTSGGPFKSTEMVSMHVYEQAFLARDYGLGQAEAFVLFILVATITLLQVYFSKKLEVEA; from the coding sequence ATGCTGACCGAAAAAGGATTATGGACGCGTTTGCGCACCCGGCTCATCTTCACTGGTCCGACGCTTTTGGCGTTTGCGACGGTCATGATTATTCCGTTCTTGTACGGGATCTATCTGACGTTTACGGACTGGGATGGCATTGCCGTGACACAAAATCTCGTGGGCTGGGACAATTATATTGGCGTTTTCAAGGATACCGTGTTCTGGAAATCATTCGGGATGACACTGGAATACGTATTTATTACCGTGGTTCTGACCAATGCGGTTGCATTTCTGCTTGCCTATGCGGTAACACGCGGTATGAAGGCGCAAGGCTGGTTCCGGGCTGGCTTTTTTCTGCCCAATCTGGTCGGCGGCATTGTGCTTGGCTTCATATGGCAATTTATTTTCAATCAAGTGCTGGTCTTTGCTGGTCAGAAAATGAACCTTCCATTGTTCGGAGCTTCGTGGCTAGCCGACCCGGACAAGGCTTTCTGGGCACTTGTCGTGGTTACTGTCTGGCAATACGCAGGGTATATGATGGTGATCTATATTGCAGGACTGATGAATGTGCCTAAGGATGTGATGGAAGCGGCCAGTATTGATGGAGCAAGCAACCGCAGGATGCTGGCACGGATCGTGTTACCACTCATGGTACCGTCGTTTATCGTATGCATTTTTCTGTCCCTCCAACGGGGCTTTATGGTTTACGATCTCAATGTCTCCCTCACTAGCGGAGGGCCGTTCAAAAGCACAGAAATGGTATCGATGCATGTGTATGAACAGGCCTTCCTTGCACGTGATTACGGGCTTGGTCAAGCGGAGGCGTTTGTTCTGTTTATCCTGGTCGCTACCATTACCTTGCTCCAGGTCTATTTCAGCAAGAAATTGGAGGTGGAAGCATGA
- a CDS encoding ABC transporter substrate-binding protein — MRTEQKWMKLSLLSLAMVVILTACGGAKSGTGTEASTTSGDNVKITLLNSKSEINSQLEQAAKDFQTENPDISLEIIPVGSGQSPFEKASALYASGNPTTMMMLDTGDVEKFKDRVLDLTSEKWMKDAVENSTTATTFDGKNYAFPFSIEGYGFIYNQQVLDQAVGGTFDPNSVQTTDQLEDLFKKITAIGKSPLIVSPMDWSLGAHYLGLAYGGQSPDRAKVDQFITDLKAGKVDLASNAVFNGLMDTFDLMKSYNIDKASPLSGTYERGPEVLGKGEVGIWFQGNWAWPQIHSFDTANGKYGFLPVPVSNNAEDFGNTQISAAVSKRILIDKEKSTPAQQEAAKKFLDWMVYQDKGQDFLVNQASVIPAFSNITLEPADPLGKSIGEYIKAGKIEESMSTLPADHWSKLGASMQKYLADVIDRHGLAQEIQAYWTNVK; from the coding sequence ATGAGAACAGAACAGAAATGGATGAAATTATCGCTTTTATCCTTGGCTATGGTTGTTATTCTTACGGCATGTGGAGGTGCAAAGTCAGGGACGGGAACAGAGGCTTCCACCACATCCGGTGATAACGTCAAAATTACACTTCTTAATTCCAAATCAGAAATAAACAGTCAGTTGGAGCAGGCTGCGAAGGATTTTCAAACGGAAAATCCTGATATTTCGCTGGAAATTATACCCGTAGGCAGCGGACAATCGCCATTCGAGAAGGCATCAGCGTTGTATGCATCAGGCAATCCGACCACCATGATGATGCTGGATACGGGAGATGTGGAGAAATTCAAGGATCGTGTCCTGGATCTCACCTCCGAGAAATGGATGAAGGACGCCGTCGAGAATAGCACCACAGCTACAACATTTGATGGGAAAAATTATGCCTTCCCGTTTTCCATTGAAGGATATGGATTCATCTACAACCAACAGGTGCTGGATCAGGCTGTGGGTGGTACGTTTGATCCGAACTCGGTTCAAACGACAGATCAGCTTGAAGATTTGTTCAAAAAGATTACAGCTATCGGCAAATCGCCCTTAATCGTATCGCCAATGGATTGGTCGCTTGGAGCTCACTATCTTGGACTTGCATATGGCGGACAATCACCAGATCGTGCCAAAGTAGATCAATTTATTACCGACCTGAAGGCAGGCAAGGTGGATTTGGCCTCCAATGCTGTTTTTAACGGGCTGATGGATACGTTCGATCTGATGAAGTCCTATAACATCGATAAAGCCTCACCACTGTCTGGAACGTATGAGCGCGGACCAGAAGTGCTTGGCAAAGGCGAGGTTGGCATCTGGTTTCAGGGCAACTGGGCATGGCCACAGATCCACAGCTTTGATACGGCCAATGGGAAGTACGGGTTCTTGCCTGTTCCGGTAAGTAACAATGCGGAAGATTTCGGCAACACACAAATCTCCGCAGCCGTGTCCAAGCGCATATTAATAGACAAGGAGAAAAGTACACCAGCACAGCAGGAAGCTGCGAAAAAATTCCTGGACTGGATGGTCTATCAGGACAAAGGTCAGGATTTCCTGGTGAATCAGGCCAGTGTTATTCCAGCATTCAGCAACATTACCCTTGAACCGGCTGATCCGCTTGGCAAGTCGATTGGTGAATACATCAAGGCCGGCAAAATTGAGGAATCGATGAGCACACTTCCAGCAGATCATTGGTCCAAATTAGGCGCTTCTATGCAAAAATATTTGGCTGATGTCATTGATCGCCACGGACTTGCCCAGGAAATCCAGGCGTACTGGACTAACGTAAAATAA
- a CDS encoding LacI family DNA-binding transcriptional regulator — MATIHDVALKAGVSVTTVSRVLNNRGYISQKTRDKVYQTMNELNYRPNEIARSLLRKQSNVIGLIIPDVSHPFFGELANYIEYYAYQNGFKIMLCNSHMEPSKEREYVEMLKGNRVDGIIMGSHTLEVDEYMNLNSPIVTIDRQIGADIPYISSDNYQGGVMAAELLLAKGRRKLAHICGNLELQMLSNRRTTGFMDRLEAHGVKPVTMHETDLNVFSQQQYTKLVERLLAEHPDVDGLFVTSDLIAIHALKQIVAHGRKVPEDIAIVGYDDIRAAGYVLPGITTIRQPVQELAELAVDLIRRQIVEEKIDMENILPVTLVERETT, encoded by the coding sequence ATGGCAACAATTCATGATGTTGCACTCAAAGCAGGGGTTTCCGTAACTACCGTTTCTCGGGTATTGAATAACCGGGGTTACATCAGCCAGAAAACCCGGGATAAAGTGTACCAGACGATGAACGAATTGAATTATCGCCCCAATGAGATTGCCCGTTCCCTACTGCGCAAACAGTCAAACGTCATCGGTTTGATTATTCCGGATGTATCGCATCCTTTTTTTGGCGAGCTGGCGAACTATATCGAGTACTATGCGTACCAGAATGGATTCAAAATCATGCTATGCAACTCGCATATGGAGCCCTCCAAAGAGCGAGAGTATGTGGAAATGCTTAAAGGTAATCGGGTTGATGGAATTATTATGGGCAGCCATACCCTTGAAGTGGATGAGTATATGAATCTGAATTCACCGATTGTGACCATTGATCGGCAGATTGGCGCAGACATTCCGTATATTTCCTCCGATAATTATCAGGGTGGTGTGATGGCAGCCGAGTTGTTGCTTGCCAAGGGAAGAAGGAAACTCGCACATATATGCGGCAATCTTGAACTGCAGATGCTGTCCAATCGGAGAACGACAGGCTTTATGGACAGACTGGAGGCACATGGTGTTAAGCCGGTAACGATGCATGAAACCGATCTGAATGTGTTCAGTCAGCAACAGTACACGAAGTTGGTTGAACGACTTCTTGCGGAGCACCCCGATGTGGATGGTCTGTTCGTCACCAGTGATCTCATCGCGATTCATGCTTTGAAGCAAATTGTAGCCCATGGGCGTAAAGTTCCAGAGGATATTGCGATTGTTGGTTATGATGATATCCGGGCAGCAGGCTACGTGTTGCCAGGCATTACTACGATAAGACAACCCGTTCAGGAATTGGCTGAACTGGCGGTGGACCTCATCCGTCGTCAGATTGTTGAAGAAAAGATTGATATGGAGAATATTTTACCTGTTACACTGGTGGAGAGAGAGACGACCTGA
- a CDS encoding FixH family protein, translated as MSGQVRWFMSLIILVLLTVGCSNQEQSQTGEMPEMIKVELMVPEKVSLHKPVSLEVKLTQGGKPLIHADQVQFQIWNKLDEPPAVSPELGMMTAEKLEEQGALKASEADEGIYEVKYTFEDPGTYVVQAHVTHGAMHSMPRATVEAK; from the coding sequence ATGAGCGGACAAGTCCGTTGGTTCATGTCCTTAATCATTCTGGTACTACTGACTGTAGGCTGCTCCAATCAGGAGCAGTCCCAGACAGGTGAGATGCCAGAGATGATTAAAGTCGAGCTCATGGTGCCGGAGAAGGTGTCCCTCCATAAGCCTGTGTCATTGGAAGTGAAGCTTACGCAAGGGGGGAAGCCGTTAATTCATGCGGATCAGGTTCAATTCCAGATCTGGAACAAGCTTGACGAACCCCCGGCTGTTTCCCCGGAACTGGGCATGATGACAGCAGAGAAGCTGGAGGAACAGGGAGCCTTGAAAGCGAGCGAAGCCGATGAGGGGATCTACGAGGTAAAGTACACATTTGAAGATCCAGGTACCTATGTGGTTCAGGCTCATGTAACACATGGAGCGATGCACAGTATGCCTAGAGCGACAGTCGAAGCGAAATAG